A window of Gavia stellata isolate bGavSte3 chromosome 21, bGavSte3.hap2, whole genome shotgun sequence contains these coding sequences:
- the SDF2L1 gene encoding stromal cell-derived factor 2-like protein 1, translating into MRGGCRLFPLLLLALLRGLCHGRERAPGAVTCGSVLKLLNTRHSVRLHSHEVKYGSGSGQQSVTGVEASDDANSYWRIRGKSDGSCQRGTPVKCGQAIRLTHVNTGKNLHTHHFPSPLSNNQEVSAFGDDGEGDDLDIWIVQCSGTYWEREDAVRFKHVGTEVFLSITGEQYGHPIRGQREVHGMPTANHHNYWKAMEGVFIKPSMDPAKHDEL; encoded by the exons ATGCGGGGCGGCTGCCGCCTCTTCCCGCTCCTGCTCCTGGCGCTGCTGCGCGGGCTGTGTCACGGCAGGGAACGGGCCCCGGGCGCTGTTACCTGCGGCTCGGTGCTGAAGCTGCTCAACACTCGCCACAGCGTGCGGCTCCACTCGCATGAGGTCAAGTACGGCTCCG GAAGCGGGCAGCAGTCAGTGACAGGAGTTGAAGCTTCAGATGATGCCAACAGTTACTGGCGGATTCGTGGGAAGAGTGATGGCAGCTGCCAACGAGGAACACCAGTGAAATGTGGGCAAGCTATACGACTTACCCATgttaacacaggaaaaaatttaCACACTCATCACTTCCCATCACCACTGTCCAATAATCAG GAAGTAAGTGCCTTTGGTGATGATGGCGAAGGAGATGACCTCGATATATGGATTGTGCAATGCAGTGGGACTTACTGGGAGCGGGAGGATGCAGTGCGCTTCAAGCACGTAGGAACTGAGGTGTTCCTTTCAATAACAGGGGAACAGTATGGCCATCCCATTAGGGGCCAACGGGAAGTCCATGGCATGCCTACTGCTAATCATCACAACTATTGGAAAGCAATGGAAGGAGTCTTCATCAAACCCAGTATGGACCCTGCAAAACATGATGAGCTCTGA